In Pedobacter africanus, a single window of DNA contains:
- a CDS encoding ATP-dependent DNA ligase, translating into MKRFAELIQQLELSNKTNDKIAALTAYFEEANDLDKPYVIAMFTGKRPRRPVSTALLKQWAIELSGIPDWLFTECYHNVGDLSETIALVLPPPTTSDNRNLHEWIRDLTLLNEKDDNYKKTFIGNAWNSLEIPERFIFNKLISGNFRIGVSGKMLVNALAKLSGTESSKVMHSIMGKWEPGQISYHELLAGAHVNTDNSWPYPFCLAYALEAEPIALGLTSEWQAEWKWDGIRGQIVKRNGELFIWSRGEELVTEQFPELHFLRDELEDGTVLDGEILSVKDGTVQAFSILQQRLNRKKIGKTQLTDAPIGFFSYDLLEYGGNDLRSEPLSTRRQLLVDTIGRLRTESIVLLSPIIEFETWEQLTQLRMAARDINSEGIMLKKLDSLYHSGRKRGHWWKWKINPFTIDTVMIYAQKGSGRRANFYTDYTFAVRDGAQLVTIAKAYSGLTDKEIKEVNAFVVKNAIEKFGPVRTVKPELVFEIAFEGITESKRHKAGLALRFPRIARWRKDKKADEINTLDDLKQLLQATLTPPNP; encoded by the coding sequence TTGAAGCGTTTTGCAGAACTCATACAGCAATTGGAACTGAGCAATAAGACCAACGATAAAATTGCGGCCCTTACCGCTTATTTTGAAGAGGCCAATGATTTGGATAAACCTTATGTAATTGCCATGTTTACGGGAAAACGTCCCAGAAGGCCTGTAAGCACTGCACTCCTTAAACAATGGGCCATTGAACTAAGTGGTATTCCGGATTGGCTTTTTACAGAATGTTACCACAATGTGGGTGATTTAAGCGAAACCATTGCATTGGTACTGCCGCCCCCCACAACCTCAGACAACCGTAACCTGCATGAATGGATCCGTGACCTTACTTTGCTCAATGAGAAGGATGATAATTATAAAAAGACATTTATAGGCAATGCATGGAATAGTTTGGAAATACCTGAACGCTTCATTTTCAATAAGCTGATTTCAGGGAATTTCCGGATAGGGGTCTCTGGTAAGATGCTGGTAAATGCGCTGGCTAAATTAAGTGGAACAGAAAGCAGCAAGGTTATGCATAGCATCATGGGTAAATGGGAGCCCGGACAGATTTCATACCATGAGTTGCTGGCAGGGGCACATGTAAATACCGACAACTCCTGGCCCTACCCTTTCTGCCTGGCCTATGCCCTTGAAGCAGAACCTATAGCATTGGGATTGACCAGCGAATGGCAAGCCGAATGGAAATGGGATGGCATACGCGGGCAAATTGTAAAAAGAAATGGCGAACTGTTCATATGGTCCCGAGGTGAAGAATTGGTAACCGAACAGTTTCCTGAGCTTCATTTTTTAAGGGACGAGCTGGAAGATGGAACGGTACTGGATGGCGAAATACTCTCTGTAAAAGATGGAACAGTGCAGGCTTTCAGCATACTGCAACAAAGATTAAATAGAAAAAAGATAGGTAAAACGCAGCTCACAGATGCACCAATCGGTTTCTTTAGTTACGATCTGCTGGAGTACGGGGGAAATGACCTGAGGTCGGAGCCCCTCAGTACGCGAAGACAACTATTGGTTGATACTATTGGGCGATTGCGTACTGAAAGCATCGTATTGTTATCACCCATCATTGAGTTTGAAACCTGGGAACAGCTGACCCAACTGAGAATGGCTGCGCGCGACATCAATAGTGAGGGCATCATGTTAAAAAAACTGGATTCCCTATACCATAGCGGGAGGAAGAGAGGTCACTGGTGGAAATGGAAAATCAACCCCTTCACAATTGACACCGTCATGATATACGCGCAAAAGGGAAGCGGGCGAAGGGCTAATTTTTATACTGATTATACCTTTGCAGTACGTGATGGGGCACAGCTGGTCACGATCGCTAAAGCCTATTCAGGATTAACCGATAAAGAAATAAAGGAAGTAAATGCATTTGTGGTAAAAAATGCCATAGAAAAATTCGGGCCGGTACGTACGGTAAAGCCCGAATTGGTATTTGAAATTGCTTTTGAGGGAATTACAGAGAGCAAAAGGCATAAAGCTGGACTTGCCCTGCGTTTTCCACGCATTGCCCGATGGAGAAAAGACAAAAAAGCGGATGAAATCAATACGCTTGATGACTTAAAACAATTGTTACAGGCTACATTAACACCGCCAAACCCTTAG
- a CDS encoding ligase-associated DNA damage response exonuclease — MTLISFTHKGIYCRQGNFYIDPWKPVNLAVTTHGHSDHVKWGNQAYLCHELTKPILDQRLGPGLKIETLPYGKEISINGVKVSLFPAGHVIGSAQVKLEYKGEVCVVSGDYKTEYDGISTEFEAVKCHTFVSESTFGLPIYKWQPQQILFDQIKNWVSANHDKQKTSVLIAYSLGKAQRLIKGLGGYAPIYVHNSIANLNERLIDAGVNLPETIRINADLKKEELQKGILIVPPALADGKWIKSLTNAATGICSGWMQVRAGRRWQSADAGFALSDHADWPGLLSAIKATTAEMVFVTHGYSAVFSRYLNEIGIAAHEVKTQYGDEAEEEEQL; from the coding sequence ATGACACTGATCAGCTTTACCCATAAAGGCATTTACTGTAGACAGGGCAATTTTTACATAGACCCATGGAAACCTGTTAACCTGGCCGTAACAACTCACGGGCACTCAGACCACGTAAAATGGGGCAACCAGGCCTACCTCTGCCATGAACTGACAAAGCCCATTCTTGATCAAAGGTTGGGTCCTGGCTTAAAAATAGAAACACTCCCCTACGGTAAGGAGATCAGTATCAATGGCGTAAAAGTGAGTCTTTTTCCGGCAGGTCATGTCATCGGATCGGCCCAGGTAAAGCTGGAATACAAGGGTGAAGTTTGCGTCGTTTCTGGCGATTACAAAACAGAATACGACGGCATCAGCACAGAATTTGAAGCTGTAAAATGCCATACTTTTGTATCAGAAAGTACTTTTGGGCTCCCCATTTATAAATGGCAACCACAGCAGATCCTATTCGATCAGATTAAAAACTGGGTTTCAGCCAACCATGATAAGCAAAAAACGAGCGTATTAATTGCCTATAGCCTGGGCAAGGCACAACGTCTCATTAAGGGCCTTGGCGGCTATGCCCCTATTTATGTACACAATTCTATTGCCAACCTGAACGAGAGGCTTATAGATGCGGGTGTCAATTTACCCGAAACGATCCGGATTAATGCCGACCTCAAAAAAGAGGAACTCCAAAAGGGGATCTTAATTGTGCCACCCGCTCTTGCTGATGGAAAATGGATAAAATCGCTGACAAACGCCGCGACAGGAATTTGCTCCGGCTGGATGCAGGTAAGGGCGGGCAGAAGATGGCAAAGTGCCGATGCAGGTTTCGCCCTGAGTGACCATGCAGACTGGCCAGGCCTGCTGTCGGCTATCAAGGCTACAACAGCCGAAATGGTATTTGTTACGCATGGTTACAGTGCTGTATTTTCCAGGTACCTGAATGAGATTGGTATAGCGGCGCATGAGGTAAAAACGCAATATGGTGACGAAGCGGAAGAGGAGGAACAGCTTTGA
- a CDS encoding DUF2625 domain-containing protein, which yields MKRAIKYSFILFLNFLTLTCLAQQKMQSLDELINTTDPAWPLVLKWIDSAKNKVEVLKVDSAQAKEALFNTQVSTYTTLGAIIYNTGGIIVDQGWLRILGSGNVKLNRSVSAWNKGKTIKEYGDQPAYLLVADDAVGGFFAINYGAFGQDLKSIYYLAPNSLKWESLELGYTEFIRFCFDGNLTDFYKGLRWSTWNQFIANLDGNKSYSFRPYLWTEGGMDIEKCSRKLVPTEELFKFNINKQKELEAKAGTKTE from the coding sequence ATGAAACGCGCCATCAAATACAGTTTTATACTGTTCCTCAATTTTTTAACGTTAACATGCCTTGCCCAGCAAAAAATGCAGAGCCTGGATGAACTGATTAATACCACTGATCCTGCGTGGCCCCTTGTTTTAAAATGGATAGATTCCGCAAAAAACAAAGTCGAAGTCCTTAAAGTTGATTCGGCTCAGGCAAAAGAGGCATTGTTTAACACCCAGGTTTCGACTTACACCACGCTTGGGGCTATAATTTACAATACCGGCGGGATCATAGTAGACCAGGGCTGGTTAAGGATATTGGGTTCGGGGAATGTAAAGCTCAATCGTTCTGTTTCTGCCTGGAACAAAGGGAAAACCATTAAAGAATATGGTGATCAGCCAGCATACCTGCTGGTTGCCGACGATGCGGTAGGAGGCTTTTTTGCCATAAACTACGGTGCCTTTGGTCAGGATTTAAAATCTATCTATTACCTGGCCCCCAACAGCCTGAAATGGGAGTCGCTTGAGCTTGGCTACACAGAATTTATCCGATTTTGTTTTGATGGGAACCTGACCGATTTCTATAAGGGGCTGAGGTGGTCTACCTGGAACCAGTTTATCGCCAACCTGGACGGAAACAAGTCTTATAGCTTTCGCCCGTATTTATGGACAGAGGGTGGTATGGACATAGAAAAATGTAGTCGAAAACTCGTACCTACTGAGGAACTTTTCAAATTCAACATCAATAAACAAAAAGAACTCGAAGCAAAAGCTGGAACTAAAACCGAATAG
- a CDS encoding TonB-dependent receptor — protein MPKLTGIVLVLFFLMVQCQFINAQTKKILNGNVTDATTGETLIGASIKLTGSIQAGAISNAYGFYSISAAEGSYEISVSFIGYKTFKRSIIITKDTRLNFTLEQYNQLNEVVVSVIKRNENVSNPQMGLQKIAVREINNVPVLLGERDVLKTIQLLPGIKSAGEGNSGFYVRGGSTDQNLILLDEAPVYNASHLLGFFSTFNSDAIKDVSVYKGGMPAQYGGRLASVLDIKMNEGNRKTYTAEGGIGLISSRLKMEGPIVKDKGSFMLSARRTYLDAFLALSPDSSINSNTLFFYDLNAKANYQLDEKNTLYLSGYFGRDKLGLSDTFGFNWGNATVTFRWNHLYSNSLFSNTSLIYSNYNYVIQNFMEENNFEVNSSIRDFNLKQDFEYSLSNAHSLKFGINAIHHNIAPGKLTATATSSVNETNYENRSGIELAAYLSDEWIVNDKMNLVYGLRVSSFSLLGPGNIKSYDTEGNTVSTVAYQTGEFVKTYFNLEPRISAGYQLTSSSSLKAAYTRNIQNVHLMSNSTSTSPTDLYIMNSNNVKPEVADQLAAGYFRNFNDDNYEFSAEMYYKWMQNQIEYRSGTDLRGNGNVEADLLYGDGRAYGIELFLKKRFGRFNGWLGYTWSRTERLFDTINNNKWFYARQDRTHDLSLVGIYKAGKRWTLSSVFVYNTGNAVTYPSGKYQLNGRTAFYYTEKNGYRSPAYHRLDVSATFEGRPGRKLQSSWSFGIYNLYNRHNAFSIDFKDDPNDASRTQAIRTTLFGIIPSVSWNFKF, from the coding sequence ATGCCAAAGCTTACGGGGATTGTTCTGGTGCTCTTCTTTTTAATGGTTCAATGTCAATTTATAAATGCCCAAACAAAAAAAATACTCAACGGAAATGTAACAGACGCCACCACAGGTGAAACATTAATAGGCGCAAGTATTAAACTTACAGGCAGTATTCAGGCTGGGGCTATCAGTAATGCTTATGGTTTTTATTCCATTAGCGCCGCTGAAGGTAGTTATGAAATTTCAGTTAGTTTTATTGGTTATAAAACATTTAAACGAAGTATCATTATTACAAAAGACACCCGGCTTAATTTTACGTTAGAACAGTATAATCAGTTAAATGAGGTGGTAGTTTCGGTAATAAAGCGCAACGAAAATGTAAGTAACCCGCAAATGGGGCTGCAAAAAATAGCTGTTCGCGAGATAAACAATGTTCCGGTGCTGCTGGGTGAACGTGATGTATTAAAAACCATTCAGCTTTTGCCGGGTATTAAATCGGCGGGTGAGGGGAACAGTGGCTTTTATGTGAGAGGAGGCTCAACTGATCAGAACCTGATTCTATTAGACGAGGCTCCTGTTTACAATGCATCTCATCTGCTGGGTTTTTTTTCAACATTTAATTCCGACGCCATAAAAGATGTCAGTGTGTATAAAGGCGGAATGCCTGCTCAATATGGGGGGCGCTTGGCTTCGGTGCTCGACATCAAAATGAACGAGGGCAACAGAAAAACATACACCGCGGAAGGAGGCATAGGCCTGATTTCTTCCAGACTAAAGATGGAAGGGCCGATAGTAAAAGATAAAGGGTCGTTTATGTTGAGTGCCCGAAGGACCTATCTGGATGCTTTCCTGGCCTTATCACCAGATAGCTCGATAAATAGCAATACCCTGTTCTTTTACGATTTGAATGCAAAGGCCAACTATCAGCTGGATGAAAAGAATACTTTATACCTGTCTGGATATTTTGGCCGCGACAAACTGGGGCTGTCTGATACTTTTGGCTTTAACTGGGGAAATGCTACAGTAACGTTTAGATGGAACCATTTGTATAGCAATAGCCTTTTTTCCAATACTTCTTTAATTTACAGCAACTACAATTATGTAATCCAGAACTTTATGGAAGAAAACAATTTTGAGGTAAATTCTTCCATCAGGGATTTCAATCTGAAGCAGGATTTTGAATACAGCCTGAGTAATGCGCACAGTTTGAAGTTTGGCATAAATGCCATACACCATAACATTGCTCCGGGTAAGCTTACTGCCACTGCAACTTCGAGCGTAAACGAAACCAATTACGAAAACAGGAGTGGGATTGAATTGGCCGCTTATCTATCGGATGAATGGATAGTAAATGACAAAATGAACCTGGTTTATGGGCTGAGGGTAAGTAGTTTTTCCTTGCTTGGCCCTGGAAACATCAAAAGTTATGATACGGAAGGAAATACGGTCAGCACGGTAGCTTATCAAACTGGTGAATTCGTGAAAACCTATTTTAATCTGGAACCCCGTATTTCAGCAGGTTACCAGCTCACAAGTTCCAGCTCGTTAAAGGCAGCTTATACCCGTAACATTCAAAATGTACACCTGATGTCTAATTCGACTTCAACTTCGCCTACGGACCTTTACATTATGAACAGCAATAATGTGAAGCCTGAGGTCGCCGATCAGCTTGCTGCAGGATATTTTAGGAATTTTAATGACGATAACTACGAATTTTCGGCCGAGATGTACTACAAATGGATGCAAAACCAGATTGAATACCGCAGCGGAACAGATTTACGTGGGAATGGGAATGTCGAAGCAGATTTATTGTACGGGGATGGCCGGGCATATGGTATTGAGCTTTTTTTAAAAAAACGGTTTGGCAGATTTAATGGATGGTTAGGCTATACCTGGTCAAGAACGGAACGCCTTTTTGATACCATTAATAATAACAAGTGGTTTTATGCCAGGCAGGACAGGACCCACGACTTATCGCTGGTAGGCATTTATAAGGCGGGCAAACGCTGGACCCTTTCTTCGGTATTTGTTTACAACACTGGAAATGCCGTAACCTATCCAAGTGGTAAATATCAGCTGAACGGCAGGACGGCTTTTTACTATACGGAGAAAAATGGGTACCGCAGTCCGGCCTATCATCGCCTGGACGTATCAGCAACCTTCGAAGGCAGGCCTGGCAGGAAACTGCAGTCCAGCTGGTCTTTTGGGATATATAATCTGTATAACCGGCATAACGCATTTTCGATCGATTTTAAGGACGATCCGAATGATGCCAGCAGAACGCAGGCAATACGTACGACCTTATTTGGTATTATCCCTTCGGTAAGCTGGAATTTTAAATTTTAA
- a CDS encoding DUF4249 domain-containing protein, translated as MKDLKRNKSLKQLVILAIFLSAMVLPGCEKVIELKLANAEPAVVIEGGVSDQNENQVVKISKTYNFTERNKFNGLSGAKLVLTRPNGSTINYTEIAPGFYQTVKFRGIPGGRYTLDVTVEGKTYRASSTMPAKVMLDSISFRQFDFFGTTNTYIAVNYNDPRDVQNQYRYILKIKGTVEKDVVNEDRFNNGNKVSDVIFKDLGDLVSGDSLHVEFQCVDRNVYRYFYSLGQNSGEAGPPVSPANPVSNFNNGALGIFNAYTSSKRTAVIR; from the coding sequence ATGAAGGACTTAAAAAGAAACAAGAGTTTAAAACAGCTGGTCATCTTAGCCATTTTTCTTTCTGCAATGGTGTTGCCGGGCTGTGAAAAGGTAATTGAGTTGAAACTGGCTAATGCCGAACCTGCTGTGGTTATTGAGGGCGGGGTGAGCGATCAGAATGAAAATCAGGTGGTAAAAATTTCCAAGACCTATAACTTCACAGAACGCAATAAGTTTAATGGACTAAGCGGCGCAAAGCTAGTGTTAACCCGGCCTAACGGTAGTACCATTAATTATACCGAAATAGCACCAGGTTTCTACCAAACCGTTAAATTTCGTGGTATTCCAGGTGGACGTTATACTTTGGATGTTACTGTGGAGGGAAAAACATACCGCGCCAGTTCCACCATGCCCGCAAAGGTAATGCTGGATTCGATTTCCTTCAGGCAGTTTGATTTTTTTGGTACTACAAATACTTATATCGCAGTAAATTATAACGACCCCCGGGATGTGCAGAACCAATACAGATATATTTTAAAAATTAAAGGAACAGTGGAGAAGGATGTAGTAAACGAAGACCGCTTTAACAACGGCAATAAAGTATCAGACGTGATTTTTAAGGATCTGGGCGATCTGGTTTCAGGCGATAGCCTTCATGTAGAGTTCCAGTGCGTGGATCGCAATGTTTACAGATATTTTTACAGCCTTGGACAAAATTCCGGTGAGGCTGGGCCACCTGTTTCTCCGGCAAATCCGGTTTCTAATTTTAACAACGGAGCCCTGGGTATTTTTAACGCCTATACTTCAAGCAAAAGGACTGCCGTGATCAGGTAA
- a CDS encoding aldose 1-epimerase family protein produces MIFLENDYLRASFAAKGAELQSLKNKNNNAEYLWSGNPDYWGKFSPVLFPIVGGLKQNTYYYKNKAYLLPRHGFARDKNFELNQIGSTALVFSLKHDEETLKVYPFPFKLQLHYTLTGARLSCSYTVSNPAEDILLFSIGAHPAFATEVNADLAYTDYFLQFNKEESLTYHKIREDLVDHQTATIALSDRKLPLTHELFYDDALIFKTLKSDCISLRNDKNTRGIHFSFKNFPFFGIWSAKDADFVCLEPWQGVADGIDHNQQLEHKEGIIILGPGKQWTGSWGVECF; encoded by the coding sequence GCAGCTAAAGGTGCAGAATTGCAGAGTTTAAAAAATAAAAACAACAATGCTGAGTACCTCTGGTCGGGTAATCCTGACTACTGGGGAAAATTCAGCCCGGTTCTATTTCCCATAGTAGGTGGTTTAAAGCAAAACACTTACTATTATAAAAACAAAGCCTATCTTTTGCCCAGGCATGGTTTTGCAAGAGACAAAAATTTTGAGTTGAACCAGATCGGCAGCACAGCCCTGGTATTTTCACTAAAACATGATGAAGAAACTTTAAAGGTTTATCCCTTTCCTTTTAAACTTCAATTGCATTACACCCTAACAGGAGCAAGACTTTCATGCAGCTATACTGTGTCAAACCCTGCTGAAGATATTTTGCTGTTCTCCATTGGCGCACATCCGGCTTTTGCAACTGAAGTAAATGCAGACCTGGCCTATACCGATTATTTCCTGCAATTCAATAAGGAGGAGAGCTTAACGTATCATAAGATCCGAGAGGATTTGGTTGACCATCAAACTGCAACTATAGCATTATCAGACAGAAAACTACCTTTAACACATGAGCTTTTTTATGATGACGCATTGATATTTAAAACCCTAAAAAGCGATTGTATCAGTCTGAGAAACGATAAGAATACCAGAGGAATCCATTTCAGTTTTAAGAATTTTCCCTTTTTTGGCATATGGTCGGCTAAAGATGCAGATTTTGTTTGTCTTGAACCCTGGCAGGGAGTTGCCGACGGGATAGATCACAACCAGCAATTGGAACATAAAGAAGGTATCATAATCCTGGGCCCCGGCAAGCAGTGGACCGGGAGCTGGGGTGTTGAATGCTTTTAA